The genomic segment actttggtcacctaatgagaaagaaggtatcactggagaagagtctaatgctgggaaagattgagggcaaaagaagaaggggacgacaaagaatgaagtggctggatggagtcactgaagtagttGGTGTGAGCTTTATTgtactccaggggatggtagaggataggaaggcctggaggaacagttgtccatggggtcacaataggTCGGACACGACTAACAACAATAAATTAAGTTTGATATTTCTGGAAGATATACGAGTTCAAAATCTTTCTCAGGCTATTAAAGCTTTAGGAAACTTTGCATAGTTCTATCAAATTAAAATACAGATGGCATATAACACATGCTATTATATAATCCTATGCCATGCTACGAAATTATATTGCATCTCATTCTTCTGTAGCTATCTTAATCAGCTGGATAGGATCACTGCTGCTGGCTATCTTCCCAATGAACAGGATGTATTGCGATCCCGAGTTAAGACCACAGGTATCATAGAGACAAAGTTTTCTGTCAAGGATCTTAATTTCAGGTGAGCAAAATCTCTCAATATTTTCCTTGCTCTAAAATGGtaacttttctttctgttttcgcTAATCAACTTTCAGAATGTATAAATCCTATTTTAGTTCTATTTCACCTTTCCTCTTCTTGTATGCTCAGGGCATTTCAGCATCCACAAGTCTTTTTCCCAGACTTTTTATACCTAATGTGTAAAGCAGATCATTAGCAACAGGGCATGCTTAGGAATAACATTAATACCATGCCTCTTTGTGCCCCTAGAAAAAACTTAACTTTTCAAGGTGTTTCTATTTCTACTTTGATATGTATTGTTTCAGggttttttgttaaatatttgACTGAAAAATGGGAAGTACTTTTCTGAATTATAGATTTCCCCAAATTTGTGTCTTCTGGATGATTTCCAGTTCAGTCTCATAATCTCCAAGGTCCAGGAATTTTGGAGTTGAAAGCCAGCCTACACATGTGCAAATTGTGGGAGGCTGAATGCATGCAACTATCTTTGCCACATGCCACATGCATCTTTAATCAGTGTGATAGACTGCAAATGTGCATCGCTCTAAAGTTCTAAACATCTGTCCATTGAAACTACATTGCTTTGGGAAGGTTTTTCCCTGGTTTCAAATGTTCCGACATCGTTGTTACATGCATGTTTCTTCTTTCTCCAGAATGTTTGATGTAGGTGGGCAGAGATCAGAGCGTAAAAAGTGGATCCACTGCTTTGAAGGGGTGACCTGCATCATCTTCTGTGGCGCTCTTAGTGCCTATGACATGGTCTTGGTAGAAGACGATGATATGGTATGTTTGTTAGCTCATAATGTATGATAACAGTTGCAAACATGGTTCTGCTCTGAAATTCATCAGGCCCATAAAGACAAACTTAGTTCAGTCATCTTTTCTACTCCACGCTCATAAAGAATGCCAGTTTTATAATTACCTGATTACAACTAGAGAAGGGAAAATTAAAGGAAGTTTAAAGGTAGCCagtgaagtggttttttttttaaattgtgctgTTCTCATTCAAGATCAAGTAACAAAATAATCTGGAATAAGAATTCAATTCCTAGTTTTGCTTAAGGAGTTGCTGCAGGGATCAATTTTTGTCCAGTTTCAGAAAGTCtttgtcatttaaaaatattgatggaCTAGATGATGATCTAGACTCTAAACCAAGTATTCCCTTTGTTATTTGGAACAAACATTGGAACAAACATTTGTGAATGTGCCTCACAGAGCCAATTTAAGCTGGCATGATCTCTTCATCTCAGTGTTTTCTAAACTTCTAAAAAGTTGCTTAGCCTTTGAGATTAGGATGGAGCATTTCCCTTCCTGCATTAGAATTAGGAGTGACAAAGCAACAGCTCTCAACAGCTCATTTTTATCTTCCAGCTAGCATTATAAAAACTGTGATAAGATGCACCAGGTTGCTAAGAAGatctaaaaccaattttgtgATATCAATATTATTTTGTAATCCAAAACCAAAGtgcactgggggtgggggggatacaGCAAAGGGAAAGGCAGGGGCTACTCCCTTGAGATCCAACACACTTGTTTTGTCTGGATCCAACCCACTTCTTGCAAATTGTCTGAAATGTTGTTTTAATGTTAGCAATTATATATGATGCTGTTTATTTCTTGGTAGTTTTTTGCATTTTTCAATGTGAGATGTTAATATTCTAAACACAAACTACACAGCTCTTAGGAAACCATCTCTAGGAATTTGACTTTTAATGCAATCACTGCTTCCCATCACCGTCGATTGCATGccatttattttacatatttattgaaatgtttatttttgcTTAACTTAACAgtctatttaataaaatattaggTAGCCTCGGGTACCAGTTCATTTTAAACTTAACTTTTTAAAGTTCTTCTCTTTAGAACCGCATGCATGAATCTTTGCATCTCTTCAACAGTATATGTAATCACAAGTTCTTTGCTGCCACTTCTATAATTCTTTTCTTGAATAAGAAGGACCTCTTTgaggaaaaaatcaagaaagtacaTCTCAGCATTTGCTTCCCTGACTATGATGGTAAGTTAGAACATTTCCCTCATTTTCATGAAAGCCAAAATACTGTACTTTTCGGActgtaagatgcactggagtataagatgcgccaaaattttgaagaggtaaataattaaaaaagtttttgcactctgtaggcctcccaaatcctctgcatgccttttttgtgtgaaatgagcaaaaaataaccTGTTTTTCACACACAAAAAGGGTGCGCATATGCTtttggaggcttgcagagtgctcctggggaatggggggggggcaaaaatggccctttttgcttgtttttttcctccccagcccccaggagcactttacaggcctcccaaagcctatgcatgtccatttttgtgaagggggcggcgtttcaggaggccaaaaatactgtattcagtgtataagacacacccagattttcaccgtcTTTTGggagagaaaaaggtgcatcttatactctgaaaaataaggtaatttGCTAAAAGAGCTAAATGAGAAAAAAGCTTTTCTCTTACCCCAGTGTACAGTTGACTGGGACAGTTTCCCAACTAAGTAACTTCCACACATGGAATGGATTAATTATCAATATTCCCAAACAGCATGTCCAGCAGTTTCGCTGGCTTGAAATTACAGCAGCTCAATACATTTGGTGAGGATCAGATTGAAGAAAACCTGTTAAGAACATAATTAATGCCCAGAGTTGTTGAATATGAGatgggcggcaaataaatttCGTAATAAGTAAATGATATTTTATACATTCATGAACAAAGTGCTAGGTTTGAATTTAATTTACTATTGAAACGCATCCATGCAATAAGAAATTCCCATACAGcttatttaattgatttaaaaTTGTTCTATAATATAACACAATATAGAAGGTATTACACTTAAGAAATTTAAGCTTTAAAAGTGACTACACTTACATTCTAAAGGCTTGTCAAAGAGAACTACCCATTTCAATGTACATGTTTCATTACTTTCTATGCTGTATAACATTCATATGAAAGAACCTGGGAACATGAGCACTTTTATTGGGTTCTTTCTGCTTAAGAACTGATTAGAACAGTTGTTGGTCGACACACCAAAGTAATGTAACCCTAATATCACATTAACAAATCATATTCTGAGATGCAGATGGAAATGCATATACCTGGACTGAAAGATCTGTGGGATATTTCCATTGGTGCAAGAAATCTATTAGTGATTTTACCTGCCCCTTCAATAACTAATCAAAGGTTGGGAACAATATAGGCAAATTGTTATATTTACATGTTACGTTTCCTTCGGGAACTCAAGGCAACATACCACTTCTTTGTCATTTCCACCAGGAGAAAATGTTAGATCTAAGGCTCTTCTTGTAAATGAGTAACTTGGGATCCAAACAATAAGTGATACTTTTTAGCACTTGTTTAGTTTatattttcctgtttctttctccCAACAGGCCCCAATACATTTGAAGATGCAGGCAATTACATCAAGCTTCAGTTTCTTGATCTAAACATGagaaaagatgcaaaagaaaTTTATAGCCACATGACTTGTGCCACAGATACACAGAACGTCAAATTTGTATTTGATGCAGTAACAGATGTAATCATCAAAGAGAACCTAAAGGACTGTGGTCTCTTCTAAGATTAcagcttttttaaagaaaaggtaaTTATATTCAATTATCTGTTCCTAAAGTAGGAATTAGGCAGCAAGTATACTGTAGCATTTCCTTACCTATGCTTGTAACTATACTTACTTCTGAACATTAGTGCTTAAAGTC from the Thamnophis elegans isolate rThaEle1 chromosome 5, rThaEle1.pri, whole genome shotgun sequence genome contains:
- the GNAT2 gene encoding guanine nucleotide-binding protein G(t) subunit alpha-2 yields the protein MGSGASAEDKELAKRSKELEKKLQEDGDKEAKTVKLLLLGAGESGKSTIVKQMKIIHQDGYTEEECLEFKAIIYSNILQSILSIIRAMSTLGIDFADSGRADEQRQLYSLADSIEEGTMPPELTTCIKKLWADGGVQACFDRAAEYQLNDSASYYLNQLDRITAAGYLPNEQDVLRSRVKTTGIIETKFSVKDLNFRMFDVGGQRSERKKWIHCFEGVTCIIFCGALSAYDMVLVEDDDMNRMHESLHLFNSICNHKFFAATSIILFLNKKDLFEEKIKKVHLSICFPDYDGPNTFEDAGNYIKLQFLDLNMRKDAKEIYSHMTCATDTQNVKFVFDAVTDVIIKENLKDCGLF